The sequence below is a genomic window from Gemmatimonadales bacterium.
ACGCGAGCTCCGTGTTCGGTGAGGGCGTCACGTTCACGGCCACCGTGTCCGGCTCGGGCGGTACGCCGGGAGGGACGGTGACGTTCAAGGACAATGCGACGTGCGCGAGTGGCACCGGGACGATCGCGAGCGCGTCGCTCAACGGTGCAGGGACTGCGAGCTCTGGCGCGATCGGCACGCTAAGCGTCGGCGCGCACACCATTCGCGCGTGCTACGCCGGGTCCGGGAGCTTCGGCCCGTCGGAGGGGACCACGGCGCAGCTAGTTGGCCAAGCCAGCACAACGACCACCATCACCGGGTTCAGCCCCGAGCCCTCGACGGTCGGCAGTGCCGTGACGGTCACATTCACAGTTGTGGTGAACGCGCCCGGCGCAGGCACGCCGACCGGCACGGTGAATGTGAGCACCGACGGGACGGAGAGCTGCTCCGCGAGCGTTCAAATCGGCCAATGCGATATCACGTTTACGGCGTCCGGGACTCGCCAGGTCACCGCCACCTACGCGGGTGACGGTAATTTCAGCACCTCGGCAGCGACCGAACCTCACTTGGTAACTCCTTGATGCCACTCACGATGCGCCGGCACCCCTTCCGCCCGCTCGGCCCGCCCGTACCTTAGCCTTGACTCTTGGCGGAACTCGGCTGCTATGCCTGCATCTCGCGCCATCGCCTCGCTTGCCGATTCCGTCCGCGCCCCCCGTGCGCCGCGCGGCGTGTTGGCCTGGGTGGCGGCCTGCGCGGGCTTGGCCGTTGCCGCGGCGTGCGGCGGCAGCGACCTCCTCCTGCCGAGTGACAACGCCGCCGCTTCCATCACGATCGCCGCCGGCGACGGCCAGTCGGCCGCAGCCGGCGCGACGCTGCCCGACTCCGTCGCCGTGCGCGTGACCGACGCGAACGGGCGTCCCGTCGCCGGGCAACGCGTGGCGTTCGTCGTGACGGCCGGCGCGGGGGCCGCCGCGCCGGATACCGCACTCACCGACGCACAGGGCCGTGCCGCCGCGCACTGGACCCTTGGCGGGAGCGCCGGCGCGCAGACCCTCGAGGCCCGCGTGGTGGGCGCGAGCGCGGCCCTCGCGGCCCATTTCGCGGCCACCGCAACCGCCGGCACGCCGGCCCGGCTCGCGCTCGTGAGCGGCGACAAGCAAACGGCCGCCGCGGGGAGCGCGCTCCCCGATTCGCTGGTGGTGCGCGCCACCGACGCGGACGGCAATCCTGCGCCCGGCGCGCATGTGGTGTGGACCTTGTCCGGCGGCGGGTCGGTGAATGCCACGAACACCACCACGGGCGCCGACGGTCGAGCGGCCGTGCAGCGCGTCCTCGGTTCCAGGATCGGCGAGGCGCGCACGGTCGCGACCGCGGCCGGTCTCGCCGGTTCACCGATCACGTTTTCCGCGAGCGCCACGGTGGGAGGCGCGAGCGCGCTCGCCGTCGTTCGCCAGCCGTCCGCGTCGGCCCAGCAACGGACGCCGTTTTCCCGCCAGCCGCAGGTGCAGCTGACCGACGCCTTCGGCAACGCCGTGCGCCAGGCCGGGATCGCCATCTCGGCCGAGCTTCCGAGTGACGCGGGCGGCGTGCTGGACGGCCAGCTCACTGCCTCCACCGACGCGAGCGGACTGGCCACCTTCATAGATCTGGCCCTGCACGGGGCGGCGACGAGCTACACGCTGCGGTTTTCCAACGCCGGCTCCGCGATTGCGCCGGCGGTCTCGGATCCGATCGCACTGAGCCCGGGGCCGGTGAGCGGCAGCCGCTCGAGTGTCACGGTCAATCCATCGTCGATTCCGGCCGCGGGCACCAGCACCGTCACGGTGGCCGCGCGCGACGAATTCGACAACCCGATCGCCGGCGTGTCCGCGTCCGCCAGCTCGAGCGGCGCCTCGGCGACGATCGCGCCGGCCTCGGCGCCCACCAACGCTTCGGGGGCCGCCACGTTCAGTTTCAGCGCGACGAAGGTCGGCAGCTACACGATCACCGCCAAGGTGGGCGGCATCGCCGTCGCGACACCGGCCACCGTCACGGTGACGAAGGCGCCGAGCACCACGACGATCACCGGCGTCACCGAGAGCCGGAACTTCCTGCTTCGGCTCGTTCGCGTGTCGTTCACCGTGATGTCGGCGACAGCGCAGACGCCGACCGGCAAAGTGGCCGTAACCGACGGCCCCGACTCCTGCACCGCCGACGTGGCGAGCGGATTCTGCTCGTTCGTCCCCTCGGTGCGCGGGACGACTACGATCACGGCGACGTATTCGGGCGACGACACCTTCGCCCCGAGCTCGGGGAAGACGACGTTCGATGTCCAGTGAGCCGCGCGGCCTCCGCCGCCCCTCGCCGGCACTCCTCGTCGCCGCCATCGGCGCCGCGGCGGGCGCGGCCTTTGCCTGCGGTGGCAGTGACCTTCTCCTTCCAGGCGACATCCCCGCGGTCACCATCGCCGCCGTCTCGGGAAACGGGCAGACCGCGCCCGCCGGGGGCGCGCTCCCCGCGCCCCTCGTCGTGAAGGCCACCGACGGCGCCGGCCAGCCGGTCGCCGGGCTCGCCATCGCGTGGAGCGTCACCGGCGGCGGCAGCCTCAACACCTCGAGCACGGCAACGGGCGCCGATGGCCGTGCCTCCGTCGAGCGCATTCTCGGCCCCGACGCGGGCACCCAGAAGACGACTGCGAGCGCGGACAACGCCGCCGGCTCGCCGGTCACGTTCACGGCGATCGCCACGGCCATTGAGCTCCCGGCACCCACGACGACCTCGATCACGAGCGTGAAGCCGGAGCCCTCGACCGTGTTCGCGCCGTATACGGTCGCCTTTACCGTGACGGCAGCCGCACCGGTC
It includes:
- a CDS encoding Ig-like domain repeat protein; this encodes MSSEPRGLRRPSPALLVAAIGAAAGAAFACGGSDLLLPGDIPAVTIAAVSGNGQTAPAGGALPAPLVVKATDGAGQPVAGLAIAWSVTGGGSLNTSSTATGADGRASVERILGPDAGTQKTTASADNAAGSPVTFTAIATAIELPAPTTTSITSVKPEPSTVFAPYTVAFTVTAAAPVGNPTGTVTVSDGSATCSASVADGQCALTPTTASDKTITASYAGDADHLPSSGSAQHHVDHVAAEASGPSSSDPVISQGQRVTFTTSVTPKVSVHGAPAPSGSVTFQRGACGAGGTLLSEKPIALDDEGRASFTTRELPVGTYLVVACYGGDSIYGAAASPGVPQTVLPKL
- a CDS encoding Ig-like domain-containing protein — encoded protein: MPASRAIASLADSVRAPRAPRGVLAWVAACAGLAVAAACGGSDLLLPSDNAAASITIAAGDGQSAAAGATLPDSVAVRVTDANGRPVAGQRVAFVVTAGAGAAAPDTALTDAQGRAAAHWTLGGSAGAQTLEARVVGASAALAAHFAATATAGTPARLALVSGDKQTAAAGSALPDSLVVRATDADGNPAPGAHVVWTLSGGGSVNATNTTTGADGRAAVQRVLGSRIGEARTVATAAGLAGSPITFSASATVGGASALAVVRQPSASAQQRTPFSRQPQVQLTDAFGNAVRQAGIAISAELPSDAGGVLDGQLTASTDASGLATFIDLALHGAATSYTLRFSNAGSAIAPAVSDPIALSPGPVSGSRSSVTVNPSSIPAAGTSTVTVAARDEFDNPIAGVSASASSSGASATIAPASAPTNASGAATFSFSATKVGSYTITAKVGGIAVATPATVTVTKAPSTTTITGVTESRNFLLRLVRVSFTVMSATAQTPTGKVAVTDGPDSCTADVASGFCSFVPSVRGTTTITATYSGDDTFAPSSGKTTFDVQ